One genomic window of Desulfuromonas sp. AOP6 includes the following:
- a CDS encoding aminopeptidase, translated as MEKRSFLILFPFAAVIVMLLTSCTEIPYMVHCVKGHLQLLSKRQPVEKVLKDPDCSPQLKKQLEVSQRIRDFASNELFLPENGSYRSYADLERPYAVWNIVAAPEFSLIPVQWCFPFAGCVSYRGYYSIEKADHYARKLKGQGKDVYLYGVAAYSTLNWFDDPLLNTFSNDPTPDLAALIFHELSHQLLYVKGDSAFNEAFAKTVEREGVLRWLEKYATEEEKTLHWHRLRREEDFMALIGQTRQELVGLYAADLSDEAKRQRKKELLETLRHRYGELKRSWGDYPGYDRWFEKDLNNARFVSIDTYRRYVPAFETLLRQSGGDLRKFYALSRSIAELPQKDRHLHMEALLETTEEGRSLAAAP; from the coding sequence ATGGAAAAGCGTTCCTTCCTTATCCTTTTTCCTTTTGCCGCCGTGATTGTCATGCTGCTTACTTCGTGCACGGAAATCCCCTACATGGTTCATTGCGTCAAGGGTCACCTGCAACTTCTATCTAAACGCCAACCGGTCGAAAAAGTGCTTAAAGACCCTGATTGTTCCCCCCAATTAAAAAAACAGCTAGAGGTCAGTCAGCGCATTCGAGATTTTGCCAGCAATGAACTCTTTCTTCCGGAGAACGGCAGTTACCGCTCCTACGCCGATCTTGAGCGCCCCTATGCGGTCTGGAATATTGTCGCGGCGCCGGAGTTCTCGCTGATTCCCGTGCAATGGTGCTTTCCTTTTGCCGGCTGCGTTTCCTATCGAGGCTATTACTCCATTGAAAAAGCCGACCATTACGCTAGGAAACTCAAAGGGCAGGGCAAGGACGTTTACCTCTATGGTGTGGCAGCCTATTCAACCTTGAACTGGTTTGACGACCCGCTCCTTAACACCTTTTCCAACGATCCCACTCCCGACTTGGCGGCTCTCATTTTTCATGAACTTTCCCATCAGCTCCTTTATGTCAAAGGAGATAGCGCGTTCAATGAAGCTTTTGCCAAAACCGTGGAAAGGGAAGGGGTGCTGCGCTGGCTGGAAAAATATGCCACCGAAGAGGAGAAAACACTCCACTGGCACAGGTTACGGCGTGAAGAAGACTTTATGGCTCTAATTGGGCAGACTCGGCAGGAGCTTGTTGGCCTCTATGCCGCTGATCTTTCCGATGAAGCCAAGCGACAACGCAAAAAGGAGTTACTTGAAACCCTGCGTCACCGCTATGGCGAGCTAAAACGTTCCTGGGGTGACTACCCGGGATACGACCGCTGGTTCGAAAAAGACCTCAACAATGCCCGTTTTGTTTCTATCGATACCTATCGGCGCTATGTGCCAGCCTTTGAAACTCTGTTGCGTCAAAGTGGAGGTGATTTGCGAAAATTCTACGCATTGAGCCGCTCAATAGCCGAACTTCCTCAGAAGGACAGGCATCTTCACATGGAGGCTCTGCTCGAAACCACGGAAGAGGGAAGATCGCTTGCCGCCGCGCCCTAG
- a CDS encoding deoxyguanosinetriphosphate triphosphohydrolase, translating into MNNDNLFAPYAARSTASRGRKYQEPYKDSRPVFERDRDRIIHCAAFRRLEYKTQVFVNHEGDYYRTRLTHSLEVAQIGRGISRRLNLNEDLVEALALAHDLGHTPFGHTGEVVLNRLMADHGGFEHNRQSLRIVELLEERYPGFDGLNLAWETREGIIKHSSQYDHPGHPEDDDYEPDKRPTLEAQIIDLADEIAYNNHDIDDGLKAGYITLEELDSLEIWQDMSALVSRKYPSLRGERLAYQTISHLIGYLIDDLVQTTNENIRHNHIGSLEAVRSHPDYLVRLSAETARKNKQLKSFLYRQLYRHYKVERMRIKAERFVSLLFSSYQDNPTLLPQKLQQRFDEHGKERVICDYIAGMTDRSALDEYKRLYEPYERV; encoded by the coding sequence ATGAATAATGACAACCTGTTCGCTCCCTATGCAGCCCGAAGCACGGCCAGCCGTGGTCGCAAATACCAAGAGCCTTACAAGGATTCCAGACCTGTTTTTGAGCGGGACCGCGATCGTATCATTCACTGCGCCGCTTTTCGTCGCCTTGAATACAAGACACAGGTTTTTGTTAACCACGAAGGGGATTATTACCGAACCCGTTTGACCCATTCTCTAGAGGTAGCCCAGATTGGCCGGGGCATCTCCCGCCGCCTGAACCTGAACGAAGATCTGGTGGAGGCACTGGCTCTCGCCCATGACCTTGGTCATACTCCTTTCGGGCATACGGGAGAAGTGGTGTTAAACCGGTTGATGGCTGACCATGGTGGTTTCGAACACAACAGGCAGTCCCTGCGCATTGTCGAACTGTTGGAAGAAAGATACCCCGGATTTGACGGCTTGAATCTGGCGTGGGAAACCCGCGAGGGCATCATCAAGCACTCGTCCCAGTACGATCACCCCGGACACCCAGAGGATGACGATTACGAACCTGACAAACGACCGACTCTCGAGGCTCAGATTATCGATCTGGCCGATGAAATCGCCTACAATAATCACGATATCGACGACGGCCTCAAGGCCGGCTACATCACCCTTGAGGAGCTGGATTCCCTAGAGATCTGGCAGGACATGTCCGCTCTGGTTTCCCGTAAGTACCCCAGTCTTCGAGGAGAACGTCTTGCTTACCAGACGATCAGTCACCTGATTGGATATCTCATCGATGATCTGGTGCAGACAACCAATGAAAATATCAGGCACAATCATATCGGCAGCCTGGAGGCGGTACGTTCTCATCCGGATTATCTGGTCAGGCTCAGTGCGGAAACAGCTCGAAAGAACAAACAGCTCAAATCTTTCCTGTACCGCCAGTTGTACCGGCATTACAAGGTCGAACGCATGCGTATTAAAGCAGAGCGTTTTGTGTCACTGCTTTTTAGCAGCTACCAGGATAATCCTACGCTGCTGCCCCAAAAGTTGCAGCAGCGTTTCGATGAACATGGTAAGGAGAGGGTGATCTGCGACTATATCGCGGGGATGACGGACCGTTCGGCTCTCGATGAATACAAGCGCCTGTACGAACCCTACGAAAGGGTGTGA
- a CDS encoding class II aldolase/adducin family protein, with amino-acid sequence MQNEGVIKFDLAFEPGASVDREFIGKINAWRRIFYQLQLIGQQPERYGGYGFGNISLRLPPYDAPAQHRSFLISGTQTGHLPHLDGNHYTRVIEYDCKKNHVVAKGPVKPSSEALTHAMLYELDAGLHCVIHGHSPDIWENRYRLNLPATDEAAEYGTPAMAGEVARLYQDATVRSGGIIVMGGHEDGVLSFGQTLAEAGSVLTCTLARALAL; translated from the coding sequence ATGCAGAATGAAGGAGTCATTAAATTCGACCTGGCCTTTGAGCCGGGAGCTTCTGTCGACAGGGAGTTCATCGGTAAAATCAACGCCTGGAGGCGTATTTTCTACCAGTTGCAGTTGATCGGGCAGCAACCTGAACGCTACGGCGGTTATGGTTTTGGCAATATCAGTCTACGCCTGCCACCCTATGACGCCCCGGCGCAACACCGCTCTTTTCTCATCAGCGGGACCCAGACGGGCCATCTGCCACATCTCGATGGAAACCACTACACCCGGGTTATTGAGTACGATTGCAAAAAAAATCACGTTGTAGCAAAGGGCCCGGTTAAACCCTCCTCGGAAGCTTTGACGCACGCCATGCTGTACGAGCTGGACGCGGGACTTCACTGTGTTATTCACGGCCATTCGCCGGACATCTGGGAAAACCGGTACCGCCTGAATCTGCCTGCGACTGACGAAGCGGCAGAATATGGCACGCCAGCCATGGCGGGAGAGGTGGCCCGACTTTATCAGGATGCCACTGTCCGTTCAGGCGGCATCATCGTCATGGGGGGGCATGAAGACGGCGTTTTGTCTTTTGGACAAACCCTGGCTGAGGCCGGTTCTGTGCTGACCTGCACCCTGGCCAGGGCACTGGCATTGTAA
- the yhbY gene encoding ribosome assembly RNA-binding protein YhbY has product MESLKGKQVRYLRSLGHHLNPVVMVGRSEISDTLLTSIDQALNSHELIKIKIQEGCDLPRQEVADILANRCGAAVVQILGKTILLYRRSEDAKINLP; this is encoded by the coding sequence ATGGAAAGTTTAAAAGGAAAACAAGTTCGTTATTTACGTTCCCTGGGGCATCACCTCAACCCCGTTGTCATGGTCGGCAGAAGTGAGATCAGCGACACCTTGCTCACATCGATCGACCAGGCTCTGAACAGTCATGAACTGATCAAGATCAAAATCCAGGAAGGTTGCGATCTTCCACGCCAGGAAGTCGCCGATATCCTGGCCAATCGCTGCGGAGCGGCCGTCGTCCAGATTCTGGGAAAAACCATTCTTCTCTATCGCCGCAGCGAGGATGCGAAGATCAATCTCCCCTGA
- the rsmD gene encoding 16S rRNA (guanine(966)-N(2))-methyltransferase RsmD: MRVIGGTARGKKLASFTGGTIRPTPDRVREAVFSSLFSRLGSWQGKTVLDLFAGSGAMGIEALSRGADRAIFIDQGAQSAKVIQDNLQACGFKSRSRLIHLDVFKALDMLADSAPFDVIFLDPPYGQDLVNRTMERLSVLNCLSPQGIICAEGAKTDEVSEHFGSLSKVQERTYGATSIYFFAHLPE, encoded by the coding sequence GTGCGCGTAATAGGCGGAACAGCAAGAGGAAAAAAACTGGCCTCCTTCACGGGAGGAACCATCCGACCAACGCCAGACCGGGTTCGGGAAGCTGTTTTCAGTAGCCTGTTCAGCCGCCTTGGGTCCTGGCAGGGGAAGACGGTTCTTGACCTTTTTGCCGGTAGCGGCGCCATGGGAATTGAGGCGCTGAGCCGCGGCGCCGACAGGGCCATTTTTATTGATCAGGGAGCGCAGTCGGCGAAGGTGATTCAAGACAACCTTCAAGCCTGCGGATTCAAATCCCGCAGCCGCCTGATTCACCTGGATGTTTTCAAGGCCCTGGACATGCTCGCTGATTCAGCGCCTTTCGATGTGATTTTCCTTGATCCTCCCTATGGGCAAGACCTTGTCAATCGTACAATGGAGAGGCTGTCCGTATTGAACTGTTTATCTCCTCAGGGTATTATTTGCGCTGAGGGCGCCAAAACCGATGAAGTCTCGGAACATTTCGGCTCTTTATCCAAGGTTCAGGAACGAACCTATGGCGCAACATCCATTTACTTTTTTGCTCATCTGCCTGAATAA